In a single window of the Dryobates pubescens isolate bDryPub1 chromosome Z, bDryPub1.pri, whole genome shotgun sequence genome:
- the ZNF367 gene encoding zinc finger protein 367 yields MAERLPPGPPVIFCQDSPKRVLVSVIKTTPIKPSSRGGGEEPAPAPPVPTSPGFSDFMVYPWRWGENAHNVTLSPGGTVAPPSLPPPRGGAGRAPAGDEEKAGSQGGGRHRHLKDGIRRGRPRADTVRDLINEGEHSSSRIRCNICNRVFPREKSLQAHKRTHTGERPYLCDYPDCGKAFVQSGQLKTHQRLHTGEKPFVCPENGCLSRFTHANRHCPKHPYVRLKREELTDRLSKKETADNKAVAEWLAKYWESREQRAPALKTKTIQKTDQEQQDPVEYLQSDEEDDEEKNSAHSAARRRLQEQRERMHGALALIELANLAVAPLRK; encoded by the exons ATGGCGGAGCGACTGCCGCCGGGCCCCCCAGTGATTTTTTGCCAGGACTCTCCGAAGCGCGTCTTGGTTTCCGTTATCAAAACCACTCCGATCAAACCCTCCTCGCGAGGGGGCGGTGAGGAGCCGGCACCCGCTCCGCCCGTCCCCACCAGCCCCGGCTTCAGCGACTTCATGGTGTACCCCTGGCGGTGGGGCGAGAACGCCCACAACGTGACCCTCAGCCCCGGCGGCACCGTTGCCCCTCCATCTCTCCCGCCGCCCCGCGGGGGAGCGGGCAGAGCCCCTGCCGGGGACGAAGAAAAGGCGGGGAGCCAGGGCGGCGGCAGGCATCGGCACCTGAAG GATGGGATAAGGAGAGGCCGGCCTAGAGCAGACACCGTCCGTGACCTGATTAATGAAGGCGAGCACTCCTCCAGCAGGATACGTTGCAATATCTGCAACAGAGTGTTTCCACGAGAGAAATCACTGCAGGCCCACAAACGAACTCACACTG GTGAAAGGCCTTATTTGTGTGATTACCCAGATTGCGGGAAAGCCTTTGTTCAGAGTGGGCAGCTCAAAACTCACCAGCGTCTCCACACAGGGGAGAAACCATTCGTCTGCCCAGAAAATG GCTGTTTAAGTAGATTCACACATGCAAATCGTCATTGCCCCAAACATCCTTATGTCCGACTGAAGAGGGAAGAGCTCACAGACAGGCTGAGTAAGAAGGAGACTGCTGACAATAAAGCTGTGGCTGAGTGGTTAGCGAA ATACTGGGAGAGTAGAGAACAGCGTGCTCCTGCTTTGAAAACTAAAACAATCCAGAAAACAGATCAGGAACAGCAGGACCCAGTGGAGTATCTTCAGTCTGACGAAGAGGATGATGAAGAGAAAAACAGTGCTCATTCAGCTGCTCGTCGTCGCCTCCAGGAACAGCGTGAACGCATGCATGGTGCACTGGCTCTCATTGAGCTTGCAAACCTAGCTGTGGCACCACTTAGAAAGTAG